A DNA window from Ictalurus punctatus breed USDA103 chromosome 11, Coco_2.0, whole genome shotgun sequence contains the following coding sequences:
- the ppm1j gene encoding protein phosphatase 1H isoform X2, producing MLNEDQASCDVLYVKKLTSKQQRASVLLEDSGDTTGIPMHFWGVFDGHAGSGAALMASKLLHRLIRDRLCEVAHLLENQSSPPPICLAKNGSPYQAEQKKGSCMDAEDQDGPADPIARFHMEKVVSLESLVMGIIENAFKQMDDLIEKEKASYSISGGCCALTAVHLLGKLYVANAGDSRAIIVRNDEIIPMSNEFTPESERQRLQYLGFLKPDLLGNEFTHIEFPRRIQHSELGKKMLFRDHTMTGWAYKTIVEDDLKFPLIYGEGKKARVMATIGVTRGLGDHDLKVYNSNIHIKPFLSCCPEVKVYNISEHKHGPDDVLIMGTDGLWDVTSDREVADAVTKFLSCCEPNDPMRYTLAAQDLLMRSRGVLKERGWRLPNDRLGSGDDITVFVIPLAGAESET from the exons ATGTTGAATGAGGACCAGGCCTCATGTGACGTGCTATACGTGAAGAAGCTGACAAGCAAACAGCAGCGTGCCTCCGTGCTTCTAGAGGACAGTGGG GACACCACAGGTATCCCCATGCATTTCTGGGGTGTATTTGATGGTCATGCTGGCTCTGGAGCCGCCCTCATGGCCTCCAAACTCCTCCATCGTCTCATCCGAGATCGTTTGTGTGAAGTAGCCCATCTTTTGGAGAATCAGAGCAGCCCACCACCCATCTGCCTAGCTAAAAATGGGAGTCCCTATCAGGCTGAGCAAAAGAAGGGATCCTGCATGGATGCAGAAGACCAGGATGGGCCTGCAGATCCCATTGCTCGATTCCACATGGAGAAGGTTGTCAGTCTGGAAAGCCTGGTTATGGGAATCATAGAGAATGCCTTCAAACAGATG GATGACCTCATTGAAAAGGAGAAGGCATCTTACAGCATTTCTGGAGGATGTTGTGCCTTGACTGCTGTGCATTTGTTAGGGAAACTCTACGTAGCAAATGCAGGTGACAGCAG AGCCATAATTGTTCGCAATGATGAGATTATTCCCATGTCTAATGAGTTCACaccagagagtgagagacaacGGCTGCAGTACCTG GGATTCCTTAAACCAGACCTGCTTGGGAACGAGTTCACACACATTGAGTTTCCCCGACGCATTCAGCACAGCGAGCTAGGCAAGAAGATGTTATTTAGAGACCACACCATGACTGGGTG GGCATATAAGACAATTGTTGAAGATGACCTCAAGTTCCCCCTCATTTATGGAGAGGGGAAAAAG gCCCGAGTCATGGCCACAATTGGAGTAACACGTGGTTTAGGAGACCATGATCTGAAAGTTTACAATTCAAACATTCATATCAAACCATTCCTATCCTGCTGTCCAGAG GTGAAAGTATACAATATTTCAGAGCACAAGCATGGCCCTGATGACGTCCTTATTATGGGCACTGATGGATTGTGGGATGTGACTTCTGACAGAGAAGTAGCAGATGCAGTGACAAAATTTCTGTCCTGCTGTGAGCCTAATGACCCAATGAG GTATACTTTGGCTGCTCAAGATCTCCTAATGAGGTCTCGTGGTGTTCTGAAAGAGCGGGGTTGGAGGCTGCCCAATGACAGACTGGGATCAGGTGATGACATAACAGTGTTTGTCATCCCATTGGCTGGGGCAGAGTCAGAGACATGA
- the ppm1j gene encoding protein phosphatase 1H isoform X1: MISKVKNAMSSLVGGIVPHGHHHHHHPQQQQQQSGADSLPPRFPYARPDFLELSNELVQYAAEHASRPVITLRRDAKMPWRTGYAEVINAGKSMLNEDQASCDVLYVKKLTSKQQRASVLLEDSGDTTGIPMHFWGVFDGHAGSGAALMASKLLHRLIRDRLCEVAHLLENQSSPPPICLAKNGSPYQAEQKKGSCMDAEDQDGPADPIARFHMEKVVSLESLVMGIIENAFKQMDDLIEKEKASYSISGGCCALTAVHLLGKLYVANAGDSRAIIVRNDEIIPMSNEFTPESERQRLQYLGFLKPDLLGNEFTHIEFPRRIQHSELGKKMLFRDHTMTGWAYKTIVEDDLKFPLIYGEGKKARVMATIGVTRGLGDHDLKVYNSNIHIKPFLSCCPEVKVYNISEHKHGPDDVLIMGTDGLWDVTSDREVADAVTKFLSCCEPNDPMRYTLAAQDLLMRSRGVLKERGWRLPNDRLGSGDDITVFVIPLAGAESET; encoded by the exons ATGATTAGCAAAGTGAAAAATGCCATGTCCTCGCTGGTAGGCGGCATTGTTCCGCACggccaccaccaccatcatcatcctcaacagcagcagcagcagagcgGAGCGGACTCTCTGCCCCCGCGTTTCCCGTACGCGCGGCCCGACTTTCTGGAGCTGAGCAATGAGTTGGTGCAGTACGCGGCCGAGCACGCATCCCGGCCCGTAATCACACTTCGGAGAGACGCCAAGATGCCCTGGCGCACCGGATATGCAGA GGTGATAAATGCAGGAAAGAGTATGTTGAATGAGGACCAGGCCTCATGTGACGTGCTATACGTGAAGAAGCTGACAAGCAAACAGCAGCGTGCCTCCGTGCTTCTAGAGGACAGTGGG GACACCACAGGTATCCCCATGCATTTCTGGGGTGTATTTGATGGTCATGCTGGCTCTGGAGCCGCCCTCATGGCCTCCAAACTCCTCCATCGTCTCATCCGAGATCGTTTGTGTGAAGTAGCCCATCTTTTGGAGAATCAGAGCAGCCCACCACCCATCTGCCTAGCTAAAAATGGGAGTCCCTATCAGGCTGAGCAAAAGAAGGGATCCTGCATGGATGCAGAAGACCAGGATGGGCCTGCAGATCCCATTGCTCGATTCCACATGGAGAAGGTTGTCAGTCTGGAAAGCCTGGTTATGGGAATCATAGAGAATGCCTTCAAACAGATG GATGACCTCATTGAAAAGGAGAAGGCATCTTACAGCATTTCTGGAGGATGTTGTGCCTTGACTGCTGTGCATTTGTTAGGGAAACTCTACGTAGCAAATGCAGGTGACAGCAG AGCCATAATTGTTCGCAATGATGAGATTATTCCCATGTCTAATGAGTTCACaccagagagtgagagacaacGGCTGCAGTACCTG GGATTCCTTAAACCAGACCTGCTTGGGAACGAGTTCACACACATTGAGTTTCCCCGACGCATTCAGCACAGCGAGCTAGGCAAGAAGATGTTATTTAGAGACCACACCATGACTGGGTG GGCATATAAGACAATTGTTGAAGATGACCTCAAGTTCCCCCTCATTTATGGAGAGGGGAAAAAG gCCCGAGTCATGGCCACAATTGGAGTAACACGTGGTTTAGGAGACCATGATCTGAAAGTTTACAATTCAAACATTCATATCAAACCATTCCTATCCTGCTGTCCAGAG GTGAAAGTATACAATATTTCAGAGCACAAGCATGGCCCTGATGACGTCCTTATTATGGGCACTGATGGATTGTGGGATGTGACTTCTGACAGAGAAGTAGCAGATGCAGTGACAAAATTTCTGTCCTGCTGTGAGCCTAATGACCCAATGAG GTATACTTTGGCTGCTCAAGATCTCCTAATGAGGTCTCGTGGTGTTCTGAAAGAGCGGGGTTGGAGGCTGCCCAATGACAGACTGGGATCAGGTGATGACATAACAGTGTTTGTCATCCCATTGGCTGGGGCAGAGTCAGAGACATGA